The nucleotide sequence ATTTGTGCGTCCAAAAGGAGAATATTTGACCAAACTTTTTGCGTCTCTCAGGCCGGAGTTCTCAGTGTTTGTGGGCGACCTGGCCACTGAGGTGGACGACTTCCAGCTGCATCAGGTTTTTAAGAAGTATCCGTCCTGTAAAGGAGCCAAAGTAGTGACGGACCAGTACGGATACTCCAGGTATGTCGGCTTCTATAGGCGTGACGTAGAAATGCTGGAACTGTTTGACATGAGATAATTTCTTTCTACTTTGTTTGGATGTATTGCATTGTGGTTTAAATATTATCGTAAGAAATAAACAGTAAtgtgtgtaatgttttttgtgGTGTAATAATCATAGCAGTACTGTGGACGTTGACCACGAGTGCATCTTCATCATTTTTCGAAAAAAGGCTGAAGAAATGTTTTCCTGCCGTCTTATGCTAAAACTATTGTTTTCCCCATATAGGCTAAACAAGAGCAACTCACAATTCAAGTGATGCTACCTCatgttaaaagtaaaacaacaagTTTCAGTTCTACCATAATAATACCCATTATATTCTGTTTCTCATTATAAGTGGCTTTAAATGCCAAGTACggagtgtgtgttggtgggcGGAGGAGGTGTAACTGTCGTCTGACTTGCAGAGGCTACGGCTTCGTCAAGTTCGGGGAGGAGAGCGAGCAGAAGAAGGCCATCGAGGAGTGCCAGGGTACGATGCTGGGAGGAAAGCCACTCAGACTCAGTATCGCTGTAGCAAAGAGGTGAGAAACAGACTCAAATCAAACTATGTAGACCAGACATGTTAGTGAACCTCAGCATAGAAAGATGGGATAAAGAAAATCCACCTAATGGCCTTAAAGTGAAcaaaatgtgatgtaaaatcCCCTCATAGACCATGTTTAATATGCATGTTATATATTATATGTTGTATGTCgctttattactccaccaaggaacggcggagttatgtgacgatcggtgtacgtctgtctgtctgtctgtctgtctgtctgtctgtctgtctgtctgtctgtctgtctgtctgtctgtctgtctgtctgtctgtctgtctgtctgtctgtctgtctgtctgtctgtctgtgtgcaacattactcagaaacggattagaatgaaattttcagggaaggtcagaaacgacgcaagaaccaagtgattagattttggcagtgatgcaggttatagtctggatccatggatttgttaaagatttctgtatcattgtgagatagcggcacggcatcactgtaaccatgacaacaagggaacactacgtcagctgcctgctgacgatcatgattgtgatcctactacaaatccacaactgaggacttatccatcggaaatgatagaaggaacagttgattaaattgtgggggtgtttctgagtcccatctattcccgccgcccactacatatttaggtcacatgattcatatccgtacataacatacacatgcataacacacacctgtgctcagtggaaggtcattttgtttgtgggtacatctatattaaatgaacacattctatggtgctgtgatttctgccgcAAATTTTTCCAAGATTtgagctgagcagccttggcagagtactgtgccctcaaagtgcttttcttgttacataGATGTAGCTCAAGCACAGTCTGAATTCCTTAAAGGTGTAGAATTTGGCAGGCTGGTTTTTCTTCCATGTCTACCTGTACTGTGCACTTGACACTTATTTTTAAAGCTCCCATGCCCagtgagaacaaaaaaaatgacctaaTTCTGTCAAATCTGCTGCATTTGACTTTATATTTGCACACAGGCGAGACTTGATTGTAGCTTGCTTGGcaaacatttttgtctctgcttAACGTGTACAAGTAAAGGTTGATTTAAGGTTGCTGTGTTCAGGAGCTTGCAAGGGTCTGATGCCCAAGTCTGTTAGCATTCATGTCGACATTTAAGTtgtttgagttaaaaaaaaaaagtaatctgGATGATCAGTTAGTGTGTTGTCGTTCCTAGTCATGAGagacaaacactgaaacaaGGGTCCTAGAATACACTAGTCCCTTAGACACAGATGTACAAGTTGGAACTTTGGCACTAAAGACAACTTGAGGTAAAATTTAgattaaccctaaccctaatttCAGATTTACCTCAGATGAAATTGAGGGATTTTATCTTCCTGAGCGAGCTGCACAGAGACACATAGACTGATCTAAATATCAGACGCATTGGTGCGACCAGTGAAGTCATGTTTTTAGTTGCTTTGGAGTCCTGATAAGTGAAGTTGCATCAAATCctaatacagggggtcctcgacttaggTCAGAGTTTCCACTGGAAGTTGGAACtctggcaaaaatgtaaacaaagcctttGGAAATGTCATGAGCACCAACGACTATCATgcatgtttgagtcattttacaagaagataacagaatatgttgcactgtttttataacttgatctaataatgccgaTGTTCGTCGGTGTTTCACCCTGTTCTGAGCGTTTTATTAactctaatttcacttccatggcgatgactttccttttcttcgaagtactgccatcagaagagtttGACTTACGCTTGGAGGCgttaatgaagggcaaaaagttgatgaatgtagcacaatccaaggtggcttacaaccggagaatggaaacaaagccgccTGATAGCGTCGAGTGACGACGTATTCCTCTGCTCCGCTCagcaactagttccacataatcAGTTCCAATGTAACAATGAAATGCCGTAcgttaaaccgaggacctcctgtactcaGTGACAAGTACCTCAATACTGTGTTTGATAGTAGTCCTTCAACACTGTTAGAAAACTTACCGCAGTAGCAGTACCTCAGTAGTTTTTGACATGTACCTGTTACATAAAAGTTGCACCTGAAAGGAcgttaatattttttctgtttcattaaatTCTAAACCTTTAGATTCTGCTGAGACGCTGTATCTTCTGTTACTCTCTACAATGTAAAGGTTTAGAAATTCTGATCAAAGTTTTTGTCTCGCTCTGCAGCCAGAAGATGAGCAGCTACCACGGGGCCCAGGGCCAGAATTACCATAGCAACTACAACCAGACTCAGTCCGGTTACTATGGCAGCCACAGCAGCGGGGGTCAGGGGGGCTACTACTCCCAGTGGGGGGGCTACGACCAGTACGGCGGATACAACAGCGGCGGATACAACAGCGGCTATAACAGCGGCTACAACAGCGGCTACAGCTACAACTACGGGCCCTATGGATACCCTCCACCGGGTCACATGATGCCTCCTCCACCCATGGGGATGCCACCCATGTC is from Amphiprion ocellaris isolate individual 3 ecotype Okinawa chromosome 10, ASM2253959v1, whole genome shotgun sequence and encodes:
- the trnau1apb gene encoding tRNA selenocysteine 1-associated protein 1-like isoform X1 produces the protein MFNRQTSLWMGDLDPYMDENFIKQAFSAMGESPFGVKIITHRITGGSAGYCFVELADEASVDRCVQRLNGKLVPGSNPPRKFKLNYATYGKRPEAGPEFSVFVGDLATEVDDFQLHQVFKKYPSCKGAKVVTDQYGYSRGYGFVKFGEESEQKKAIEECQGTMLGGKPLRLSIAVAKSQKMSSYHGAQGQNYHSNYNQTQSGYYGSHSSGGQGGYYSQWGGYDQYGGYNSGGYNSGYNSGYNSGYSYNYGPYGYPPPGHMMPPPPMGMPPMSTDMTGAAEQSHEETDDIEEDNAEEPIPECDVELWNKDFMQRSEELYDAMMTCHWEPLDSVDSPIPSLS
- the trnau1apb gene encoding tRNA selenocysteine 1-associated protein 1-like isoform X2, which translates into the protein MFNRQTSLWMGDLDPYMDENFIKQAFSAMGESPFGVKIITHRITGGSAGYCFVELADEASVDRCVQRLNGKLVPGSNPPRKFKLNYATYGKRPEAGPEFSVFVGDLATEVDDFQLHQVFKKYPSCKGAKVVTDQYGYSRGYGFVKFGEESEQKKAIEECQGTMLGGKPLRLSIAVAKSQKMSSYHGAQGQNYHSNYNQTQSGYYGSHSSGGQGGYYSQWGGYDQYGGYNSGGYNSGYNSGYNSGYSYNYGPYGYPPPGHMMPPPPMGMPPMSTDMTGAAESHEETDDIEEDNAEEPIPECDVELWNKDFMQRSEELYDAMMTCHWEPLDSVDSPIPSLS